The segment CGTTAACTACAGAAACATTTGCCGTATTAATGTATGTATGAGTCTAGAATTTAAAACGCAGAGAACAGGTGCTCTCATTAATACCTGTAGCAGCTGCTCTACGTTTTTAAGCGTGGCTGATTGTAAAAGTTTCAGAATCTTGTTAGAACCAAGGATAATTTAAGTAGCCAGTGTTCCACCATGTTTTTGTTTCCTAAACACACTTGCTGCGCTACAAAACCAGACGCCTTAAagagattgtggcttgtgatttgGTGCTCCTGATCACACGCCCATTTTAAAATGCCAAACAAAATAGATTTGCGGTTTCTGCAGAAAAACTGATGCATGTAACAACCCCTTAGATCCAGCTAGGGGGAGGAGTACCTTGCTAAAATATTTTGCCTTGGTTGTAGTGCAGCTTTATTATCTCTTTATTTGTTTCACTAAGAAAAAGTTAGATTAAAGTAAAATTGGAGTAACACTAACTTACCTGATCCGAGTCTCCAGCCTGCACGTAATGTCAGTACATGATAGTTTTATATGTTGTACTGAGAAATGTTGTATTTGGTACAGTATTATGACATCACACCTTATTGGTGACTACATctaaatttttcatgtttaagGCACCTCTTCTCAGCACTCCTTTCCTGAGCAAGGTATTAGTATTGTGCTGTGAGGAAGCCAATGCCTATTGGTACTCTGttccttgaccttggcttgtgtTCCCTATTATAGTACCTCCTCCAGTCTCTTGACCTTAGTTATGTGACTATTTTACTGGATTGTTTCTACAGGCCATCATTTCCAGGTTCCTACTTGTGCCTGGCAGTTCCTACTCCTGTCTGTAATGAGCAGTGTTAGAATTGGTTTCAGTCGCATGTATAGAACTCTGACTGTTTTTCCACAATAGCAGAGGGACCCCGTGCTTTGTCTCCAGCCCCGACTGTGTAGCTTTGGGACTGCTTGAGAGTTTGGGAGAGAGCACGTTGCCTGTTATACTCATTTTAATTATACAATGACTATTCAGCCACACATGTTTTTCTGTAAGTGTCTGACAATGCTGGGGTAAAGTATAAATTGCTCTCGTGCCTGGCTCCCCATTTAGTCTTAATCCAATTGCAGGCTTATATAAAATTAGAGAGCATTTCCTtatgtgtttaatttatttaagaaGTATATTTCACAGCATACGGTGACAGTGTTCTTTATGTGTTATGCAGGCTCGAGAGGAAGATAGAAACCAAGACGGTAAAATGGACCAGTTGTATTTCAATTTGGAGCTACCGTTACTATCAACAGAGGAAGTGTATGGTGTGCATCTCATTCTAACCTTCTCGTATCAACTCTATGTAAGTAGAGAGACCGGCTGCATTGTATAGAAGAAGTGCAGGCattaaatttagactgtaagctccaatggggcagggactgatgtgagtgagttctctgtacagcgctgcggaattagtggcgctatataattaactgatgatgatgatgattcacgtGAATAGTGGTTTGGCTAGAAAAATgtctgccttcactgtgtgtagggGGCAGATCCATTTGAAACTCAAAAACTGGTGTCCAACTCATatacccccctccccacactctccTATATTCCCACTGAACTGAGGCCAAGCAAACAATATAGCCACCTTAATTGTGTTAATGATCATATAATGATTTAgccatatgtattactaaaatATGTAGgagaaataatgaaaataatctgTTCTTAAAGATAGAATATCTTCCATTTCAGTTGCCTAAATCTAGCATTGAATGATTTTAATTACTAGGGATTTTTAGACCAATATTGCATTTGCATTGTCTATTTACTATGACCTGATAATACATCTATGCACCTTGTGACTCTTTCAGAGGATGTCGACATTTGTAATGCAGAGCATGGCATTCATTCAGTACACCTCTCCCATTCCTGGATTCCAGCTTTATATCAATGGGGACCTGAGACTCCAGCAGAGGCAGCCGCTGAGACACCAGGGACTGGATACCACCTACAATGTAAGAGGAACTCTCGTCCTAAGAGGGACTGTACTGGGAGCTTTATGCCAGTACATCAATGTAGGAGAACTCTCGTCCTAACCAATAGAGGGACTGTACTGGGAGCTTTATCTCAGTACATCAATGTAGTAGAACTCTCATCCTAAGTAAAAGAGGGCCTGTACTGGGAGCTTTATCTCAGTACATCAATGTAGTAGAACTCTCGTCCTAAGTAATAGAGGGCCTGTACTGGGAGCTTTATCTCAGTACATCAATGTAGAAGAACTCTCGTCCTAAGCAATAGAGGGACTGTACTGGGTGCTTTACCTCAATACATCAATGTAGAAGAACTCTCGTCCTAAGCAATAGAGGGACTGTACTGGGAGCTTTATCTCAGTACATCAATGTAGAAGAACTCTCGTCCTAAGCAATAGAGGGACTGTACTGGGTGATTTATCTCAGTACATCAATGTAGTAGAACTCTCGTCCTAAGTAATAGAGGGCCTGTACTGGGAGATTTATCTCAGTACATCAATGTAGTAGAACTCTCGTCCTAAGTAATAGAGGGACTGTACTGGGAGCTTTATCTCAGTACATCAATGTAGTAGAACTCTCGTCCTAAGCAATAGAGGGACTATACTGGGAGCTTTATCTCAGTACATCAATGTAGAAGAACTCTCGTCCTAAGCAATAGAGGGACTGTACTGGGAGATTTATCTCAGTACATCAATGTAGTAGAACTCTCGTCCTAAGTAATAGAGGGCCTGTACTGGGAGATTTATCTCAGTACATCAATGTAGTAGAACTCTCGTCCTAAGTAATAGAGGGCCTGTACTGGGAGATTTATCTCAGTACATCAATGTAGTAGAACTCTCGTCCTAAGTAATAGAGGGCCTGTACTGGGAGCTTTATCTCAGTACATCAATGTAGAAGAACTCTCGTCCTAAGCAATAGAGGGACTGTACTGGGTGCTTTACCTCAATACATCAATGTAGAAGAACTCTCGTCCTAAGTAATAGAGGGACTGTACTAGGAGCTTTATCTCAATACATCAATGTAGAAGAACTCTCGTCCTAAGCAATAGAGGGACTGTACTGGGTGCTTTACCTTAATACATCAATGTAGAAGAACTCTCGTCCTAAGTAATAGAGGGACTGTACTGGGAGCTTTATCTCAGTACAGTCATGGcctaaagttttgagaatgaaacaaatatttatttttcacaaagtcggctgcctcagtttttatgatggcaatttgcatatactccagaatgtcatgaagagtgatcagatgaattgcaattaatttcatagtccctctttgccatgacaaaaaactttatcccaaaaacaacatttccactgcatttgagCCCTGCCACAAACTGGGTGCCCCTCTTCTGTCTGTCTCTTCCCACCCCCTTTTGTCTGTCTCTTCCCACCTCCtttctgtctgtccccctcctcctcaccCCCCACCCTTCTGTCTGTCTCTTCCCACCCTCcttctgtctgtccccctcctcctcaccCCCCACCCTTCTGTCTGGCTCTTCCTGCCTCCTTTCTGTCTGTCTCTTCCCGCCTCCTTTCTGTCTGTCTCTTCCCGTCTCCTTtttatctgtccccctcctcctttcctcccacccatctgtctgtccccctcctcctcaccCCCGCCCACCcttctgtctgtccccctcctcctcacccccccatccttctgtctgtctccctcctcttcaCCCCCCCACCCTtatgtctgtctccctcctcttcaCCCCCCCACCCTtatgtctgtctccctcctcctcacccccccacccttctgtctgtctccctcctcctcacccccccacccttctgtctgtctccctcctcctctcccccccacccttctgtctgtctccctcctcctcacccccccacccttctgtctgtctccctcctcctcacccccccacccttctgtctgtctccctcctcctcacccccccacccttctgtctgtctccctcctcctcacccacccccccccccacccttctgtctgtctccctcctcctcactcccccacccttctgtctgtctctcccctcACCCCTTTCTTCACTCTGTCCCTTCAAGCATTGTACTTTATTTGAATCTTTGTTGCATACTTTAGTAACTTATGCTGGTAAGTACCTAAATGCACGCTGGTCTTTGCTTTTGGAATGTTGGTGCTTTTATCATGAAAGAGGAAATACATAGCAATACATATTCATGAACAAGACAGAGGACAGATGTGTGGGATTATATAACCAAAATAATGTGCTGGTGTTTACTCTGCTGTTTCCATTTATGCGGCAGGTGTCTGTCATCAATGGGACAAGTCCTTTTGCAAGTGCTTATGACCTCACGAATATAGTCTCAGCTTACCAGGAGAGGAATGGTAAGTACAGTAATAGCACCAATTTATTTCTGTAGAGACTTCCATTAACTGTCTTCCTATCTATGATGACAATTGTTTAGTTTTATCCAGCTTTCCAACCAGATCTTTTGGGAAAACCTGCCGCAGGATAGAGTATGCTTCTCTTGTAGCTCTGTCAGCTGCCATCCGAGCACCAATCCTCTATTGCACTATTGTTGCATGCATGCCGGAATTATAAGTGAGCAAAAGGTGACCCGAGCCCCAGCAAATGTATTCTTATATTTCTCCAAAAGAGACTCTGAATGGCTCTCTTTTGTCTCCCCACATAGTACACatataaatgttaattatttaaattttggcAAACACAGTTAGTTTGGTACCTAATATTTTCTGATGATGGGACCTTATGTACGGGCGCTCTTGCCAGCGGTATTATGCTCAGCCTGCCCCCATATATTTTAGTGTTTATCTTAGGATGTCACAAAGGTAAAACTTCTACAGGTAATAGTTCATCTGTACATACTATTAATATTTATAGCAAATATTCGGTCCCTAAAGCATGGACTGCAAATGACCAAATGTCTCCCATTCATCTTCTgagttgtatatttttatatattctgatTCAAGTAAGTCAGGAATACGACCAAAGCCAAGCCTGGCAAAGTGACTTTTATGTGTCCTTACAGTGACTACGGTTCTGAGCAATCCTAGCCCACTATGGCTTGTTGGAAGAGGTACTTCAGATCCATTTGTGATAAATGCCGTTGTCCGATACCCCGTGGAGACTATTTCATATCCTTTTTTTACCTctaggggtaaatgcatcaagctgagagttttccggcgggtttgaaaagtggagatgttgcctatagcaaccaatcagattctagctgtcattttgtagaatgtactaaataaatgatagctagaatctgattggtttttcaaacccgccggaaaactctcagtttgatacatttacccccagtgtttatttttacagtattcccattattttgtgtttatttaaaacacatcGACATCTTCTACAGAACTATGTGTGGTTGAGAGAGGCGGAGGTAAACCAAGCGTAAGTATGTAACATTAAAGGGGTACAGTGAGGCAAAACGTGTTGATGTCCTGCTGGCTACAGTTTATTCTAATCAAATGCAGATTTCATCATCTCTAAATACACATTTTTGATTGTTCATGTTAAATGCAATTGTTCTTACAGTCAAACTTTTTGTTTGATTTGTTTTGGCATAAGAGCAGCCATTTTGGGTGTTGCCTAAAATCTGAACACCTGTGAAATGTTTTCCCATTTATTTTGTTCATTAATGAGTTTGAAAATGGCTGTTTATAAAGCAGCAATGCCACACCGAAGAGTTATTTATGTTAAATAGCAATTTAAGTATCTTTTTAAGCATACATCTTATAATCATTCTTCTTGGCTGTCCTACAAATCATtacctccttttcaaaagctctctggcaaACAAAAATGATTGTCAGACACAGTCACTCTGCTACACAGTCGCTCAGCATGTCATATGATGGCAGAGGTAGAGGGGGGGGTGttgcagtgcagacagagctcagagaggtgttagaaagcctctctgctcactaaatcatgtgccatgtgactgtggttaccatggtagcCCAGAAACAAAAATCAGcctgaaaaacaaaacacggttaagtaccaacattcttcttatagtctACACCAGTTGGTTTATATTAAAAAGTACACCTGATTATTTTCttgagattgctgctttaaagaaaagaaatgtgtcaGAGGGGTTGGAAGCCTCTTTTCTGTTTCTGTAAGCCACAATCAGgccatataatttatattataatgtattaataaCAAGTCACATATATGAACTTGTTTGATATCGTTGTTCTTAATGAATTGAACAATATGTTGCAACATGACTCCATACAATATTTTAAGGATTGGAAATGTTCAGCCCAGGTGATGAACTTTGTATATGACATTCATGTCCGGACAGCAATGTGTTCAATTGTTCACTACACACAAAGCAATAACGATTTCAAGCTATTGAAAGCATTAATGAAttgaacaaaatataaaaatctgcACAATCAAAGACGTTGAGCTAAGATCAAGGCAACTTGGGCGTCATTTACATCCCAAAAATAGTGCATAACACAGCAGATAAAATCTATCTCACGTACGAATGacagtaagattttttttttatttattttaaatatacacacaaaattcTATCATATATGCACAGTCAATGATGAAAGCAGCCAGCAGCAGCTAGAGGCTAAACAAATATGGCTGCAAAAGGAGTATCTGCGTTCGGTTCTGCAATTCCGTAAAATGTCCTTAATGTACTCCGCCTATGTTACAACACCCTTCATCTAACCCACGCCGCCTCTTCAGCTGCCAGTGTAGATGTGTGCATCTCTGCATAGGATTAGCTACTTGCAGGTCTTCCCGCGGTCATGCCCATAGCTATAACCTGCAATTTAGTCTACGCAAATGGGCGTGCGTTAAACTCTGGTTCAGAcctattcttctttttttttaaaaggaagcAAACATGGGAAAAAAACTTTGGAGAACTTTGTTATCCAgacaaaacagtttttttttcagATATCTAGTTGGGGGTGGGGGGTATTCTGTTGTTTTGGACTCTGCATTGCTCTCATAGTTTCCCCTCCCTGTACCACTCAATGTACAACATACTTTCACGCTCAACATAAAACTTTGCATTATTAATGGAAGGCTGTAGAAATGCTTAATGTATTCGTCTGTCATTGctatttttaaatcactttaacgTTTAAGAGAAAGTAAAGTGTACAGAACATTGAGAAATTATAATGATTTTCTCAGGCGTAATCCAGAGTTTAACTTCAAACATCGGTATATgcacttttatgtatttttaaacacGCTAAGGGTATGTCCTTTAACATAGGACAGTTTTTGCATAGTACGATCAGAATTTAGTATCCTTCATTCAAAGGCCTGGAGATTATCCACTGGCCAAATTCCTGTCTCCGTTTCCTCTCCTGGTTCTGTTCTCCAACGGTTCCCTGAGATGAATAGTAATATTGAGCTTATTTCCTGTGCATTTCCTGCCATCCGTCAATCCCAGTTGTGTCCTTAATATTCTGCACATATCAGCCTGGCTTCTGGGAGATGATCAAATACGCCTGGATTCAGTATGTCAGTGTCCTGCTCATTTTCCTGTGGGTCTTTGAGAGAGTGAAGATCTTCGTTTTTCAGAACCAAGTATTCAACACCGTATCGGTTCCCCTGCAGTCTTCACTCAAACCGCATCAGAATTGAGCCCACACCACGTATGCATTGTGGCACTGAGTGTGAGCAGATTTGTTGTGACTTTTGAAACTATATAACCAGCTGCTCACGTTCTATATATTAAACTCTTGTTTTTTAAATCACGTTGGAGACGAACAATTAGTTTGGGCTCAGAATATCATGCTTTGTGaaatatcctttatttatatacatatcatCATTTAACTTGTAATCAATTAAAAGTTCCAATATCAtctaataaaatcaaacaatgatGGACACTAATGTTcacaaaataaacagtttttcaTAAATGCAGTTTGTCGTAATAATGTTTGGATCAATTATGATTCAGAAGTAAAATGTAATTGGTTTTAGTTGGCGTGATCCATCTTAAAAATGAAAAATCTTTTTCTCCTTTCTTCAAATATTGAGATGATATCATAGAATAACAAATGGAGGACCAGCTTGTCACGAAGTATGCAAGTAACATTGTGTATTCAGTTCTTGATGACTTTATGAATTTGGTGTGCTGTCTTTTTTTTCAACAACGAGTGCCCTATTGCACTCCTCTGATCTGCACGGATTCTATAATCCCTCATTCCATCATGCATtctattcctgacacccatatatccccccccttcaatccatcctaaatgctgctgcaagactgatcttcctctttcaccgctccacatctgctgcatcactttcTGAATCCCTgcactgactccctgtgtcctccagaatccaattcaaattactcacccttacctacaaagccctcaacaacactacccctgcatacatctcaaatcatatatcaaaatactctccctcccactctcagatctacctctgatctgagCCTTGtcccgtctctggtaaccacctctcactcccacctacaagacttctcctgtgctgctccccacttatggaattccccaccatgttcaatcagactttcccgcagccttcaaatcttttagACACGCTTTGGaaacccatctctattttagaggtgaccttatccttgataacgctattcacactaatgcactctcacaaatgtcccaatctccactctgagccacactcgctcctcttgttccagctgtgtcctctcccacttagaatgtaagctctctattgatcagggtcctccataacctttgttttcatgtctgcgtttaatttgtctaccttgtatgtccctgttttatgtacgtcttgttttccctactgtacagcgctggggagcactgtggcgtcttataaatctacgataataatgataataagtgAACTTGTGGCTGTCATTTAAAAGAAGGAACAAGTTCACTTTGTATACTTACAGCAATATCTGTGCTGGTGTTTTGCAACACAAGATGGTTTGGCCTGTCAAGATTAAAAGTTTGTGGTTTAACAAGAAATAATATAATCTTATAATACAAAACATGTTTACATACATTGATGTCCTGCCAACGCTCAGGTCTGtacattgtgttttgttttttttatttcaataagctTTATTGGCTTGTGAACACAACTAGATGATAATAGATTTGACAAGAAATACACATATATTCCATGTAGCAGTGATTATAGAGAAAAGGGTTCTAATAGAAGGGAGCACCTTAGGCAGCACTTTTCGACTTAAAGGGCTTCACTATGTTGTACGAGGACAAACGACTGTAAAGTACTCCCTTTACCTCTCAtggtacaggggcaaacgcaggatttggtgagtgggcgtgaccagcatgcatgggggcgtggctataattttagacagtgcttggctgctctccaactcttcctatccccataatatacatgggcaatgctgcgtgcactactgttaggtgcacacacccttttgaagcagagctgtgtgaagcggtggcaggcagggccaccttaacaatagtatgggcccccgggcacagcagtgcaccggggcccctatataaatatataagtaaaaaaaaaaaaaaggattatatataATTACCTTTCAATTGCGATGCGTTGAATCCTCttctgtgctcctccatgctgtgagccggatcgtcacctgacctgtacggtcaggtgaccgcaaaaggtaagtttcttttttttttctttacaggattttttttacagcagacctgccagggccccctttccccctgggcccccgggcacctgctcatcgaatgggaaagacggccctggtggcAGGGTTCattcacctcaattatacagtgcctccaggcttggaggggggttttccggcactaggaaccccccccctcggtttgcctatgaggtaGCCAATTTCTTCCAATATGCTATTAACAGTTTAATTTCAATCTCTCTTGTCATTGTagattttctttattaaataaatgggaaaaaaaacacacagcttACCATAAGCATTGTTTCTAAATTCTACAAATAGTATTGCAACACACTGAAATTTCCCAGCACCCCCAAGCAAATGTCTTGAACATAACGAACATATAATGTCATGACTTCTATATGTTTTGTTTCTTTCGCACATACGCACCGGAAAAAATGGTGAAAATGAATGCACGTTTCAgaccaggggctggctgacaaATATTAGCCagagggggcaagactcgattaGCAGCttcttaggaacattttaaatgcaagaaaaatgcaagaaaaaaaaattgcaggtagtTCAGGGATCCAGCCCACTAGGGGAACGGCTATTGCTGAACATCATATTAGCAGCAAATATGTGTAAATAAGCCCTCAAGGTAAGAATGAGCAAAATGTGTTAATACTCAATACTTAATGTACTGCTGGTTAAGGGCATTTTTAATTGTAAGAGTGTCCTTGACGTAGCAACAAATTTTTCGATGTTGCtgtttacaacatttttttttattttaaatattttatattatgtcaGTTGTGTATGATTTGTAATGGAAAAACTTATATAATATGTATCTGTATGAATTTAACTAAAACGTTAAGTCTGGTTTTATgtagtgctacataaataaattaagattattatatatatatatattttatacagtcTTCTGTTGACTGAGTTTTTACAGAGTGATTTATATAAGGATAATTACCTGCATGCGTACACATTAAACTGTTATTAAAGCAGATTTTTATTATCCGCTCAGTGAGTAAagcattacatatatataacGGGGACATACAAGgtcgacaaaataaatgcagataagaaaacaaagggtagggagggcccaactcatgagagagcttacagtctgttTGGAAGAGAACACAGCCGAGAccagaggagcgagtgtggttgagagaggagattgggacatttgtgagggtgcattagtttgAGTAGTATCAGCAGGAGTAGGGTAAGCTTTAATAAAAAGAAGGGCTTTCAGAGAGTAATAGTTATTTGTCCATTCATCTTTTTGGAACTACAGTTGCAAATACCGATCCCGTCCAAACTGCAAAATTGAATTTTTCCATAagctgtttattaatatttttattacgcCAACATTCTTTGCAGAATTTGttagaattgggaacaaacagtaataaaataagactgGATATGGCAGCACggcggctcagtggttaacacttctgccttacagcactgggatcatgagttctattcccgaccatggccttatctgtgaggagtttgtatgttctccccgtgtttgcgtgggtttcctctgggtgctctggttttctcccacactctaaaaacatactggtaggttacttggctgctaacaaattgaccctagtttgtgtgtgtgtgttagggaatttagactgtaagccccaatggggcagggactgatgtgagtgagttctctgtacagcgctgcagaattagtggcgctatataaataaatgttgatggtgatgaagaTGGATATTATCAGACACACAAAGAGGTAACATGGCCCTGTTTGCAGTCTTACAATTTATAGGAAAATAggaatttgatacatgaggttaagtgccaaaGATTGTATATTGGGATCTGAGGGCTGTTTGAATATTAAAGGAGATTAATTGTAATTTTTGCatgaactgtgtagaggagttGTAAATGGGTAGAATAGCCTAGGGAGGTTGGGAAGGTGGtttgggaatttgataagctaACCTAAAGAAGTgtgagaacgcttgaaggtttaggggtatatttactaaactgcaggtctaaaaaagtggaggtgttgcctatagcaaaccaatccgattctagctgtcattttgtagaatgtagtaaataaatgaaagctagaatctgattagttgctataggcaacatctccacttattcaaacccgcagtttagtaaatttaccccttagagtcaaGGGGAAAATATTGTATGAGGGAGGGATATCCAATGGGGCTgcacaaactgaaaaaaaaacccagtaacTGGGAATTGGAGCAAACATGTATGCATAAAAGGAGGAATGatgaagttgggagatattttgagacaaatgaagagatatatgtaggtgcagttttgttgatgtcaAGTAAGCACTCTCTTTTGAATGGTGGAAAGATTAATAGCTGTGCCATTGGACAATTGAGTTTGAGGTCATATGAAAAATGTGTGGTTGATGGAGTGAACCAGTGCAATCTCGTTGCAGTATTGAGTGTGAAGTTTGGTTGAAAAGAGTACAATAGGCTTTGTGAGAAACGCGTCGGGTCAGAGTAGGCAAAACTCTCAAGCTTGGAGGAGTGTGGAAAT is part of the Mixophyes fleayi isolate aMixFle1 chromosome 10, aMixFle1.hap1, whole genome shotgun sequence genome and harbors:
- the TMEM231 gene encoding transmembrane protein 231, which translates into the protein MAIYEIYSHPVLVRYRASICSKATVFLIVVLALTYIPPLLVAFRSQGFWLKQSTYEEQPNVNFRYEVLLIAINSASGNYIAWSTFQEFNSLIGDRLRLPQVSAREEDRNQDGKMDQLYFNLELPLLSTEEVYGVHLILTFSYQLYRMSTFVMQSMAFIQYTSPIPGFQLYINGDLRLQQRQPLRHQGLDTTYNVSVINGTSPFASAYDLTNIVSAYQERNVTTVLSNPSPLWLVGRGTSDPFVINAVVRYPVETISYQPGFWEMIKYAWIQYVSVLLIFLWVFERVKIFVFQNQVFNTVSVPLQSSLKPHQN